In a genomic window of Candidatus Flexicrinis proximus:
- a CDS encoding DUF3419 family protein yields the protein MSPLSFVSPLFYSVQNEDYATELALLARQDPTTPKRVLMIASSGENILSVLTDPSVAELHAVDVNPAQLHLCDLRRAALMSLSRDEHLQLFASDAAPYANGGERRIALYERTRAALADDARDFWDSRRDQEIAFGIHFVGRNDVLMRDLVLRLRNVGFSPLVEVPDPDSLAEWRSAYLDVMTPGYIKMLFGMESESLAARIAGIAGYLGECHFNALRQPDAHLDPFVTTVFDQRYAFSAGEAGLPLYLQADAYRLLRDSDLHSRLRLYTANLTKILPQLVDTHGKFDLISISNIADWMSDVQFTALTLDVRDCLAPGGMLLARTGTPSRMIQGVMRDYLNGDDVLNAELAEIERGPWFRILAAGLKTE from the coding sequence ATGTCGCCGTTAAGCTTCGTGAGTCCTCTGTTCTATTCTGTCCAAAACGAAGATTACGCGACCGAGTTGGCGCTCCTGGCACGCCAGGACCCGACAACGCCCAAACGCGTCCTGATGATCGCCTCATCCGGCGAGAATATCCTCAGCGTCCTGACCGACCCCTCCGTTGCTGAACTCCATGCCGTAGACGTCAATCCGGCCCAGCTCCATCTGTGTGACCTGCGCCGGGCGGCGCTGATGTCGCTCAGCCGCGACGAGCATCTGCAATTATTCGCCTCCGATGCCGCCCCGTATGCCAACGGCGGTGAACGCCGTATCGCCCTCTATGAACGGACTCGCGCCGCGCTTGCGGACGACGCGCGCGACTTCTGGGACTCGCGCCGCGACCAGGAGATCGCCTTCGGCATCCACTTCGTCGGACGCAACGATGTACTGATGCGTGACCTGGTCCTGCGGCTCCGCAACGTCGGCTTTTCCCCGCTGGTCGAAGTCCCCGATCCTGATTCCCTCGCCGAGTGGCGCAGCGCCTATCTGGATGTGATGACCCCGGGCTACATTAAGATGCTGTTCGGCATGGAGAGCGAATCGCTGGCGGCGCGCATCGCCGGGATTGCCGGTTATCTGGGTGAATGTCACTTCAACGCGCTGCGCCAGCCAGATGCCCACCTCGACCCGTTCGTGACCACCGTCTTCGACCAGCGCTATGCCTTTAGTGCCGGGGAGGCGGGTCTGCCGCTTTACCTGCAGGCGGACGCCTATCGTCTCCTGCGGGACTCGGATCTGCATTCGCGGCTGCGCCTGTACACCGCCAACCTGACCAAAATCCTGCCGCAGCTGGTCGACACCCACGGGAAGTTCGACCTGATTAGTATTTCCAATATCGCCGACTGGATGTCCGATGTGCAGTTCACCGCGCTGACGCTGGACGTGCGCGACTGCCTCGCCCCCGGCGGGATGCTTCTGGCGCGTACCGGCACGCCAAGCCGGATGATCCAAGGCGTGATGCGCGACTATCTCAACGGCGACGACGTACTCAACGCGGAACTCGCAGAGATCGAGCGCGGCCCGTGGTTCCGCATCCTCGCCGCCGGTCTGAAGACCGAGTGA
- a CDS encoding VOC family protein — MFSRISAVVLFLRDLETCSAFYRDKIGLEVVFRDAESTAFKLDGQDFALVAINNAAGMVKVDIAEFMSADGKAHPVMLCADTDNADAVYEALRANGVAFTQPPVDQHWGYRAAYFRDPEGNFWEIRQPIPRPAQP, encoded by the coding sequence ATGTTTAGTCGGATTAGCGCGGTCGTGTTGTTTCTTCGGGACCTTGAGACGTGTTCAGCGTTCTACCGCGACAAGATCGGGCTGGAGGTCGTCTTCCGCGATGCGGAGTCCACTGCGTTCAAGCTGGACGGCCAGGACTTTGCGCTGGTTGCGATCAACAACGCAGCCGGCATGGTCAAGGTGGACATCGCGGAGTTCATGTCTGCCGACGGGAAAGCCCATCCGGTTATGCTGTGCGCGGATACTGACAACGCCGACGCCGTCTACGAGGCGCTGCGGGCAAACGGTGTAGCGTTCACGCAGCCGCCGGTCGATCAGCACTGGGGTTATCGCGCCGCGTACTTCCGCGATCCAGAGGGCAACTTCTGGGAAATCCGCCAGCCGATTCCGCGGCCGGCCCAACCGTAG
- a CDS encoding RNA polymerase sigma factor, with product MTTEPEMGGAAGSGMIGREIGQSLFEIRRQFNALVEPHRSDLWRYCLYLAGSAWDAEDLVQETLLKAFARLSTLFQPVAVKPYLFRIASNAWIDAKRRATGVDEVLDDDFAAEEPPVEADPIATRAAIERMVTVLPPRQRVVCLLADVFDLSMTEIARILGVTPGAAKAMLSRARVALKGREALSAGPANLARIDPAPNDALVLSYLDAFNRRDLDALIALLQPEAVSDILGVFVEYRRETIKSGSLGAWARDTKEQWARAGTLEGRPVFFVFVRQPTGEEALGWLVELGFVGGEIGAIRDYFYCADFVRFAAAALGVAALPNEPF from the coding sequence GTGACTACAGAGCCGGAAATGGGCGGGGCAGCAGGATCCGGGATGATTGGCAGGGAGATCGGGCAATCGCTGTTCGAAATTCGCAGGCAGTTCAACGCATTGGTCGAGCCGCATCGCTCCGACCTGTGGCGTTACTGTCTGTATCTGGCAGGCTCGGCGTGGGACGCCGAAGATCTGGTGCAGGAGACCCTGCTCAAGGCGTTTGCGCGGCTCTCGACCCTCTTTCAGCCCGTCGCCGTCAAGCCGTACCTGTTTCGCATCGCGTCCAATGCCTGGATCGACGCGAAGCGGCGAGCCACTGGAGTTGATGAGGTGCTCGATGACGACTTTGCCGCCGAAGAACCCCCTGTCGAGGCCGATCCGATCGCAACCCGCGCGGCCATCGAACGTATGGTGACGGTACTCCCACCCCGTCAGCGCGTCGTCTGCCTGCTGGCTGACGTTTTCGACCTCAGTATGACAGAGATCGCCCGCATACTGGGTGTTACGCCCGGTGCTGCGAAAGCTATGTTGAGCCGGGCGAGGGTGGCGCTGAAAGGGCGCGAGGCGCTGTCTGCCGGTCCGGCTAATCTCGCTCGCATCGATCCCGCCCCTAATGATGCGCTGGTGCTGTCCTACCTCGATGCCTTCAACCGGCGTGATCTGGACGCGCTGATCGCGCTCCTCCAGCCGGAGGCCGTTTCCGATATCCTGGGTGTCTTTGTCGAATATAGGCGCGAGACCATCAAGTCGGGGTCGCTCGGGGCATGGGCGCGGGACACCAAAGAACAGTGGGCACGCGCGGGGACACTGGAGGGACGCCCGGTGTTCTTCGTCTTTGTGAGGCAGCCGACGGGCGAGGAAGCGTTGGGCTGGTTGGTCGAGCTGGGTTTCGTTGGCGGGGAGATCGGCGCGATCCGGGATTACTTCTACTGCGCCGATTTCGTGCGGTTTGCTGCCGCGGCCCTCGGGGTTGCTGCCCTGCCCAATGAACCGTTCTGA
- a CDS encoding DoxX family protein: MNTLLWIVQILLALAFAAAGAGKLFSTRDRLYAQGMKYVEDLSANTLKGIGSVEILGAAGLILPALAGVLPVLTPLAAAGLMLVQSGAALTHTRRKENGIIAVNAVLFIMAAFIAYGRFVAVPL; encoded by the coding sequence ATGAACACCCTACTCTGGATCGTCCAGATCCTGCTGGCACTCGCGTTCGCCGCCGCTGGCGCGGGCAAACTCTTCTCGACCAGGGACAGGCTCTACGCGCAGGGCATGAAATATGTCGAGGACTTGAGCGCTAACACCCTCAAAGGCATCGGCAGCGTCGAAATCCTCGGGGCCGCTGGGCTGATTCTGCCTGCGCTGGCCGGAGTCCTGCCAGTACTGACGCCGCTGGCGGCGGCCGGGTTAATGCTTGTCCAATCTGGAGCTGCCTTAACACACACGCGCCGCAAAGAGAATGGCATCATTGCGGTTAATGCAGTACTATTCATAATGGCTGCGTTTATCGCGTACGGGAGGTTCGTTGCCGTCCCGCTCTAG
- a CDS encoding carbon-nitrogen hydrolase family protein, with protein sequence MTALRLTVCQLHNDPAQFEHDWRGLVSHVHAEKPNLILLPEMPFGPWFVATREYSVETWNEMVHLHEQWLKRLPELGSAAVMSSRPINEGENRYNEGFIWDAENGYRAAHRKAYLPDEEGFWEASWYQRGPRTYTSLEAHGARIGFLICTEMWFNEHARAYGRQGAHLIVTSRMTEPATLGKWMTGGRAVAVVSGAYHASSTRYGTLQAGGVGWVIAPDGDVVALTSDATLYRTVSIDLDLAERSKQTYPRYVDE encoded by the coding sequence ATGACCGCGCTGAGACTTACTGTCTGCCAACTGCACAACGACCCGGCCCAGTTTGAACACGACTGGCGCGGTCTGGTGTCGCACGTCCACGCGGAGAAACCCAACCTCATCCTGCTGCCTGAAATGCCGTTTGGCCCGTGGTTCGTCGCCACCCGCGAGTATTCGGTGGAAACGTGGAACGAGATGGTCCACTTGCACGAGCAGTGGCTCAAGCGCCTGCCCGAACTGGGTTCCGCTGCAGTGATGTCGAGCCGGCCCATCAACGAAGGCGAAAACCGCTACAACGAAGGCTTCATCTGGGACGCTGAAAACGGGTATCGTGCGGCGCATCGAAAGGCATACTTGCCCGACGAGGAAGGCTTCTGGGAGGCGTCGTGGTACCAGCGCGGTCCGCGCACCTACACCAGCCTTGAGGCCCATGGCGCGCGTATCGGGTTTCTGATCTGCACAGAGATGTGGTTTAACGAGCACGCGCGTGCCTATGGCCGGCAGGGCGCGCATCTGATCGTAACGTCGCGCATGACCGAACCGGCAACCCTCGGCAAGTGGATGACCGGCGGGCGGGCGGTGGCGGTCGTCAGCGGCGCCTATCACGCCTCGTCGACGCGCTACGGGACACTCCAGGCTGGCGGAGTCGGGTGGGTCATTGCGCCGGACGGCGATGTGGTCGCGCTCACCAGTGATGCCACGCTCTACCGGACCGTCAGCATCGACCTCGACCTCGCGGAACGCTCCAAGCAAACCTACCCGCGCTATGTGGACGAATAA
- a CDS encoding TetR family transcriptional regulator, whose protein sequence is MVTPQEKTVDLRIRRTKKLLQEALLALMASKSFQDITVQDITDRAMVNRGTFYDHFADKYALMEYTLRESFRQTLNDKLPPHFSFTAENLGLLILATCEFLAALHRQCLPSEREQFPIHVQTQITSLVQEILSGWFRAAHAANRRDAADLAAAVTSWAIYGAALHWSQGDQSEPVTAFVPRVLPIIMAGVSPA, encoded by the coding sequence ATGGTCACACCGCAGGAAAAGACCGTCGATCTACGGATCCGGCGCACCAAGAAACTGCTTCAGGAGGCGCTCCTGGCCCTGATGGCGTCGAAGTCGTTTCAGGACATCACCGTACAGGACATCACGGACCGGGCGATGGTCAACCGCGGGACATTCTACGACCATTTCGCGGACAAGTATGCGCTGATGGAATACACGCTGCGCGAGTCGTTCCGGCAGACGCTGAACGACAAGCTGCCGCCGCACTTCTCATTTACCGCCGAGAACCTCGGCCTCCTGATCCTGGCGACCTGTGAGTTCCTGGCGGCGCTGCACCGCCAATGCCTGCCGTCGGAGCGCGAACAGTTCCCGATCCACGTCCAGACGCAGATCACCAGCCTGGTGCAGGAAATCCTATCCGGTTGGTTCCGCGCCGCGCATGCCGCCAACCGCCGCGACGCCGCCGACCTGGCCGCCGCGGTGACGAGCTGGGCGATCTACGGCGCGGCGCTGCACTGGAGCCAGGGCGATCAATCCGAACCCGTGACGGCCTTCGTGCCGCGCGTGCTGCCCATCATTATGGCCGGGGTCAGCCCGGCATAA